GGCACAAGCCTCTTATATGAGTTTGTCGTCTGGGCGAATATGGCGCAGATCTCCTTGGCATGTTTCAAGAGCCCCGCTATGTAATTACGGGCGGTATCAGAAAGATTATCCTCGCTCTTCGCGTCGAAGAACATATTCTTCGAACCTTTAAATAGCGATTGATGCGTATGCATGCCTGAGCCGTTCTGCCCGAATATAGGTTTCGGCATAAAGGTTGCGTACACACCGAACTTGCTCGCTATCTCCTTCACAACTACTTTATAGGTAATAACACTATCGGCCATCTCGAGCGCGTCTTTATATCTCATATCGACTTCGTGCTGTGAAGGGGCCACTTCATGGTGCGAATATTCGACGTCTATACCCATCTTCTCAAGGGCCAATACCGTCTCGCGTCTAAGGTCGCTGGCAACGTCGAGCGTCGTCAGGTCAAAGTATCCGCCCTTATCGAGGACTTCGGTAGCCGAATCACTCTTAAAATAGAAGAACTCGAGCTCAGGACCGAGATAAAAATGGTCATATCCCATCGCGGTTGCCCTCTCAAGGGCTTTTTTCAGGATGTAACGCGGGTCACCCTCATACGGCTTCTTATCCGGCGTCAGGACGTTGCATATCATCCTGGCAACAGCCTTCTCGGAAGGCCGCCACGGAAGTATGGCGAACGTGTCGGGATCAGGGAAGGCTATCATATCAGACTCCTCTATATCCTGGTAACCCGTGATAGAGGATCCGTCAAATCCCATGCCGTTATCAAGAGCGTTTTCCAGCTCTTTGTCCGTTATAGCGAAACTCTTTACCTGCCCCATTATGTCGGTAAACCATAACCTTATAAACTTTACGTCATTCTCCTTAACCAGCTTCAAAATATCCTGCTTCGTCTTCTTCGCCATCTGTATCCCCCTTTGTTTTGGCTTGTTAAATAAAAAATGGTATTTTAGCCGCTTCGGCTTAAAACACCATTGTTTTAATACGCCTCATGCACAAACGCTGTGCTCTCCTGAATACAACAATTACGTATATATAAGTAAAAAAATGGGGCTCTTGGTAACTAAAATTTTAAAATATTTACCCTATCGCCAAAGGCCCTTTTTCACCGGTGCGTATCCTGAAACACTCTTGGAGATCTATAACGAATATCTTGCCGTCGCCTATAGTGCCTGTCTTCGCAGCCTTCATTATCGCCGCTACAGCAGGTTCGACATAGCTATCGTTAACTGCGATCTCAAGCCTCACCTTTTTCAGCAGGTTGCCCGTCTCTTTCCTGCCTCTATACACCTCTGTCCGCCCTTTTTGCCGCCCGCACCCGAGGGCATTCGATACTGTCCTTAAGTGTATCTGGCTATTATCGAGCTCCTGCAATACATCCTCAAGTTTATGCGGCTGAATTATGGCTATTATCAGTTTCATATTGTCCTTTCTAATCGAGCAGCGTATAAGCGCTCTCTTCATGCTGGGTTATGTCTAATCCTACAACCTCTTCTTCATCGGACACCCTCAGGCCCATAACAGCGTCGAGAACCTTGAGCAGGATAAATGTTATCGCTACCGAATACACCATGGCCGCAAGCGCTCCTATAGCCTGCACCTTGAACTGCGCGGCATTCCCGAATAACAGGCCGTTATTGCCTGCCGGGTTTATGAGCTTTTGCGCGAAAAGCCCCGTTAGCAGGGCTCCTATGGTCCCGCCCACGCCATGGACTCCAAAAGCGTCGAGCGAGTCATCGTATCCGAATTTCAGCTTCATGACCGCGACCGATGTGTAACAGACCATGCCGCCTATAATACCTATGCATATTGAAGAGATCGGAGACACAAACCCCGCGGCGGGCGTTATCGCGACAAGTCCCGCGACAGCTCCCGTAGCCCCGCCGAGGATCGTCGGCTTTCCTGTCACCTTCCACTCGATCATCATCCATGTAAGGGCAGCGGCCGCGGCGGCTGTATTCGTCGCTATAAATGCCGATACGGCAAGCCCATTCGCCGCCAAGGCGCTTCCGGCATTGAAACCAAACCACCCGAACCACAGAAGGGACGCGCCGAGAACGACGAGCGGCAGGTTATGGGGAGGCATCGGCTCTTTCCCGTATCCGCGCCTCTTACCTAATATAAGAGCGCACACCAGCGCGGAGATACCTGACGAAATGTGGACTACCGTACCTCCCGCGAAGTCAAGGCATCCCATCTCCCTGAGCCATCCGCCCGTGCCCCACACCCAGTGGCAAACAGGGTCATACACAAGGGTCGCCCACAATAAGGTAAAGACTGCATAGGTCGAGAACTTCATCCTCTCCGCGAAAGCGCCGGTTATCAGGCCCGGCGTAATTATCGCGAACATCATCTGGAAGGCCATAAATAACAGATGCGGGATCGTAGACGCGTAATCCGGATTCGGGGCCATCCCCACGCCTTTCAGCCCGAACCACGCGAGGCTTCCTATAAAATGGCCCTGGTCAGGCCCGAACGACAGGCTGTATCCCCACAGCACCCACTGGATGCTTATAAGGCACATGACGAAGAAGGACTGCATCATGGTAGCAAGCACGTTCTTCCTCCTCACGAGCCCGCCGTAAAACAGAGCCAGCCCCGGCGTCGTCATAAGCATGACAAGCGCCGTCGACATCAAGATCCACGCCGTATCCCCCGAATTGATCATATCCGCTTCCTTTCCATAAAATTTTTACATCTGTTTACACAACTGGGAAAAAATTCACATAAAAAAACATACACTATTCACCCGAATAATATTCACCGGATACCTAATCTGGCCCTCATCACCTCCGCGTAAACCTTATTAATACGCCCTGTTTTTAACCACCTTTCTAATGTGGATACCTGGATATCTATCCTTTTTGACAGGTCATGCAGCGTATACCTGTTCCTCTCCTTAAACTGCCTTAATTTTTCAATCAGTTCTTTATCGACCATCTAAATCGCGCTTTCGCCTTTTTCGCCCGTTCGAATTTTAACCGCGTCTTCTACGGGATATATAAATATTTTCCCGTCTCCTACTTCACCTGTCCGGGCATATTCCATTATAGTATTCACTATCTTATCCACTTCGCCGTTCTTAACGATTATCTCTATTTTAATTTTCGGCAGCAGCTCCATTTTATACTTTTCGCCGCGCCACTGCTGGACAACGCCCTTTTGCTTGCCATGCCCTTCGATTTCGCTGATCATGAGCCCCGCGCAGCCAAACAGTTCCAGCGCGCGGCGCACCGGATCAAGGCTTTCCGGCCTGATTATGGCCTCGATTTTTTTCATACCATACCTCCTCAATTTCCATTCCGCAAGCCTGAGAATGAATAGGCCGGCTTGCGGGTTATGAACTCAGGGTATGCGGAATTGCCATGTTCCCCTATATCCAGGCCTTCTATCTCTTCCTGCAGGCTTACCCTTAATCCCATAACCTGCTTTATTAAAACCCATGAAACAATGGAAGCAAGGAAAACATACGCCCCGCAGGATAATACGCCGATAGCCTGCGCCGCCAACAATTTTGTGCCGCCGCCGAAAAACAGGCCGTTGCCCGTAGCAGTCCCGGTTATCTTATCCTGAGCGAATAAACCCACACAGAGTGTTCCGAAAACGCCGTTCACCAAATGTACGGATAACGCGCCTACAGGATCATCCATTTTTAACCTGTCAAAACCTATAACTGCCAGCACGACCAATACGCCTGCGATCAGTCCTATGATAATTGAGCTCGGAACGCTTACAAACGCGCATGGCGCCGTTATCGCGACAAGCCCGGCAAGACAGCCGTTCAGTGTCATACCGAGATCAGGCTTGCCCAGCATAAGCCACGATAATAAGGTGGCGCTCAATATTGCCGCCGCGGCAGCCGTATTCGTAGTAACCGCGACGTGGCATATGGCTAAAGGATCCGCCGCCATGGTCGATCCGGGGTTAAAACCAAACCATCCGAGCCACAGCACAAAGGTACCTATAGTCGCTATAGAGAGGTTGTGGCCCGGGATTGGGTTGATCTTCCCGTCGTCCGAATACTTTCCAAAACGGGGACCGAGCACCAATACGCCGGCCAGCGCCGCCCATCCGCCTACAGAATGCACTACCGTGGATCCGGCAAAATCATACATTCCTAATTTAGCCAGCCATCCGCCCCCCCATATCCAGTGCCCTACGATAGGGTAGATTAGCATTGTCATGACAAAGGAGAAGACTATAAAGGAAGCGTACTTTATCCTTTCTGCTACCGCGCCGGATACTATCGTAGCGGCGGTCCCCGCGAAGACCAGCTGGAAAAAGAATTTTGCGAGTAACGGTACGCCCGTCCACGAGAGCGCCGAATATACACCTTTATATGCCTCGCCTGTGGCGGGAGAGTTATCCGCGCCTGACAGGAAAAACAGTCCTTTCAATCCTACCAACGGCGTCCCGTCTCCAAACATCAGGCCATAGCCTAAAACCAGGAAACCGATAGAAGAGACCGCGAAGACTACGAAATTTTTTGAGAGTATGTTAACGCAGTTCTTCACCCTGGCAAAACCCGCCTCCACCATGGCAAAACCCAAATTCATAAAGAAGACGAGCATCGCTGTAATCAGGACCCACAGCGTATCCAGGACAACTTTTGTATCCATGAGACAACCTCCTTATTTAGTCTTATCGGATTTAGAACTTCGCGATCACTTCCGCGGCTATCGTGTTTTGGTAATTGGACGTTACCTTATCTTTCGTGAACGCCTGGCCGCTCGCCTTATCGTATCTGTATTCAAAACGCGTTATTAGATTTTTGTAAATCTTAAACTCATTTGTCAGGGTAAATTCAAAAAGGCTGAGATCGGAAATAGGCATGGTCGAACTTGTGAGATAACCCGTCCGGACACCGTCTCTATCATGAAAATATTCTCCTCTGCCGGCGATCGACCACCAGTCGAATATATCGTATTTTGCGTAACCGGCTATTCCGTCCCACGCGGCGTCTTTGCCGATATCGTATCCACCCAGCACAGAGGCGGCGTTCTTCTCCCAGCCGTAATCATAGTTGACCTTAAAGGTCAATTTATCGGTGGCTTTATATGTAGCCACGAAATCTATCAGATTCCTGAAGTCCTTATCGGAATCGGCGCGCTCCGGTCCGAACATTCCGCCGACGCTGAACGAAATTTTGTCATTTGGCGTCACTGTGACCTGCGCTTCGACCGTCTTTGCCTTATTAAGGTCCACCGTTTGATCCCACCCGTTCACTACACCTATATACGCCTCGACCGGGACGTTCGCGAAAGGCTTATCGTATATACGTATACCCGTGTGCGTAAACGGTATCGCGTAGCCGAACATATACGACCGCGAAAAATTCCAGTTGTTCATCGATTCGATGACCTCCGCGCCGTGCAATGTCGCGAACTTGCCTATCTTAAAGGTCATCGTATCAGCCAGCGGAAACGAGAACGGCAGCATGACTTGCGCATATGCCTGCTGAAGATCAAACGCGTCATTTGATGTCCCTAATCCGCCGTCGGCAGTACCCAGGCCGTTAGAATGTATCAGCTTGGCGTCCTGGCCAAAATCCAGGTCGATCCTGAACCCGACCGGAGATTCTTTAGAGACAAGTTTCTCCAGGTTTATCTGCGCCATATTCAGCATGAAACCGTTGGCTTCGGTATCGAATACACGCAGCCTGTTTGTCCGCGTGTTCGGAGGTACCGGGGTGTTCGTATTAAATATATAGGAGGTGTCGACAAAACCATGGACCTCTATCTCCCTGGCAAAAGAGGTTACGGCGGCCGAAATGCCGCTGTCCGGTTCTACATTTTGCGCTTTAATAACCGGTGTCCGCGTTTCGGATTTTTCCAACCTGGCCTCAAGCGCGACCAGCCGATCTTTCAGGGCCGCTATTTCCTTTCTAAGCTCTTCGGTTTCGCTTGGTACAGCATCGGAAAAGACCGGCAATGGATTTGCCAGCAAAGCAAAAAGCAGTATAACTGAAATTCTCTTCGACGCGCATATCATTGCCGCTACCTCCTATTGTCCCGGTGTGTGAAAATAGAAAAGCGCCTTTTAACACCACCATGGTGCCAAAAGACGCCTTCGTCTAATAAATCTCACTTGCTACAAGTAAAAAAGCTATGTCATTGGTAACCTTTTCTTTTTACGCCATTTTGTGATTATGCTCTTTTTGTGCTTCAGTACCATGACATGCGAGATGTCCATCTGGGCTGCCGTCTCCCGCACAGTATGCCCTTTCAACAGGTAAGAGAGCACAGCCCTCTCTTTATCGGTCAGGCCGAGCCCCCTGATCTCATCGACGGTAAGCTCGCTCTCTATCCGTGACCCCGGAGTTTCTCTCTTATCCTCCAGTATATCGCCTAAAGTCAGCCCTTCGGGGGTCACAAGCTCATCGATGCTCGAGAAGACGACCTTGGGCCTTCCTTTTCGCAGAAAATTCTGTATATGGAATTCGCACCCCTTGATGACGTATGACTCATTTATACCTATGGGAAGGCCGTTAGCGTAATGCTGCCACAGGTAGATACACATCTCCTGATACAGGTCCTCCTCGTCGTAATAGCCAAGGAGAAGATGTTTACGCGCGATAAACCTTAGCGCGGGCGTTATCTTTTCCAGCAGTACCCTGAAATACATGGATCACCGTCCCTGAAAATAAAAAAATCCTTTCCGGCGTTTTCTTCGCCGAAAAGGACGTCCCTCTGCTTTGTCCTTCTAATAAGCTCTACTTCGCGCTTACCATCATATTAAGTTTACCACAAATCCGGCAAATGTCAATAAATAATCATTATTCCGCTATCGGTCAGGAAGTAACCAGCTTTGTGACCAATACGGACATCTTGATATCTGCGGAACTCTTTTCTTTCAGGGAGATGCGCACTTTTTCCGCGCGCAAAAGCTGGAGTGAATTATTCAGGTTATGCAGGAACTTGACAATAGACTCTTCAGTGCCTTCCGCTTCCACTTCAACGCTGTACTGTCTATAGCTGCCTATTGTCCTGGACGGCTGAGGCTTCATATCCGAAACGGACAAGGACGACATCCTGGCTAACCCTTCTATCTCACCCAGCATCCTCGCTATATCTTCCTCGTCGGATGGCGCCTTTTTTATATGTTGTATATATTTCTGGTATTCAACCGATACGGTATCTTTCTGCTCCATGTTGCGCAAAAGCGCGCTCAATTGCCGCACCGCCATCTTGCTTTCCCGGTCAAGCCGGCTGAACGTGCCTGCTATAGGAGAGACCACCAGCCTGTCCGTGAGTACCACAAGAACAAAGGCAAGGGCTATGAATAACCCCATCCGCTCTTTCCCGGAAATTTTTTTTATAAATTCTATCATCGCAGCCTCTCGTATGAACAGACTATCTCGAATTCCGCGAACTCTCCCGACTGGTCTTTCTGGGTCGTGGTATACGTAGGTTTTACGCCGCTAAACATACGGGAACCTTCCAGCGTGGTAACGAATTTGAATATGTTCGACATTGCGCGCGCGCGTCCTTTCAGGACAACTTTCTGTTTTTCCTCTATGCTTATAAAGGTAAGGGATATGTCGGGCGGGGTAAGGTTCAGTATTTCGATAAACATGTCTATGGAAGAACCGTTGGCATCCAGCCTCTTTTCGATTAGGCCCATGCGCGTGCGCATCCTGTCTACCTCGTTCGCCCCGCTCTCGATCTGGCTTATCTTCTTCTTCAATTGCGCAAGGTAAGAATTTTTGTTGCTGATATTTGTCACGAGGATCATACAGGCCAGCATTATTATGGAAACGGACAATATGCCGGTAAACATAAGCTCCCTGCGCTTATTCTCCATCATCCTCCGGAGGCGTATATCCTGCGGCGTAAGATCAAGCTCTATATCATTATCCCTGACGGCGATCCCAAAAAGCGCGGATGTGGAGATGTTTTTATACCTGTCCTCATCGAACACAGCCATATCGCCGCTGAATCGCAGGTTCTTCCTGGGATCGGTAAACGAGGACGGTATATCCAGCCTGGAGCTTAGCGTCGTATCGAGATATTCGACATTCCCGGCGGCTCCGCTTAGGAGGATCTTCGAAAGTTTAACGTCCCTCTCCTCGTTTTGATACAGGCCCATGGAATGTTTCAGCTCTTCTATGAAGCTCTCCCGCCAATCCTTCTTTTCATCCGTCAGCTGGTTAGCGCCGATCAGGATATTCCTTGTGAACGACAGCCTTCCGTTCCGTATCACTATGAAATCGGAATAGTTGGAATCGACATCCAGCAATATAAAAGCCGGCGAATCGGGCTTCAGCTCTTCCGGATAAGCAGAACTTAACCAATTGTAAATACCTTCCGTGCTGAGCGCGACCCGGTCCGAAGATATGCCCGCCCCCTTCAGCGTCTCAAGGCGGTCAGCGATAATATTCTGCCGCACAATAACCAGCATCACCTTAGTGTAGCCTTCTTTCATACAGCTTATTGTCTTATAGGCGGAGACTATCTCTTCCTTGGAATACGGCGTCTGTTTGATGGCCAGCAGGCTCACCATTTCGTTTATCTCTTTCGGGTCCGTCGCGGGAAGTTCGAGTATCCTCACCGTAGCCAGATGCCTGGGTATATATGAGATAACGGAATGTTTATCAAGCTTCAGTATACTGAAGATCTTTGAAATTGCCGCGGTCATAGAACCATCGATATCGGCGATTTTTTTAAAATCAAGCCTCGACACTATCCTGGATCCCGCCGGATACCGGTTTTCGGCGATCTTAAGCCAGTCGTTGCCTATTTCGATAACCACTATCGGTTTCCTGAGAGCAAACCGTTTAAATGCCATAAATTTCGGCAACCTGAATACCGGCAGCTTGTACTTTGTACCTTTTGCGATTTTAAGATGCAAGTTGTCCTCTTTTTTAAGATTAAACCTGTCCCCTTACTCTTCTCTCCAATATCTCAACGCCTTCTTGTTCCTGTCATAAACGAAAGTAATGCTATAATAATCCGTCCTATTCTTTACCCGGCCGATTGCCCGGCCGGAAAAGACATCCGACTTTACAGTAATAAGGCCCTGGCCAAAGATCTTATTCAGGGAGGCAATTTCGCCATTAGACAGGGTCTCCACGGCGTTAAGCGCCAGAGCGGCCGAGCCCGGGTCCTTAAAAACATTCACAACGGCTTCGGGGTCATCGCCGTTGCCGCGAAACCGCAGGATCTTTTCCGCCAGGGGTTCCTCTATCCCCAGGGCATTCATAACGGTCTTATCGATCGTGTTTATATTAACAGGGCCCTCGCTGTATACTGTAATACTATCTTTGATCCTTTTATATATATCCGCCGTCATATTTTTTAGAAGCAGCAGCTCTTCAGTGACATTGAACCTGGCGTTTTTGCAATGATATGAGGGGCTTAAAGAGTTGTAATGCGAATTCTCGGCTCCCACATCCATATAAGGGTTATCGTCTTCGTCGCGCCAATCGATGATAGCGGCCGCGATCGAGGCGGCGGTTTCGGGCTCGACTTCTTTGGCCTCGAGCAGTCTTCTAAGTATATCGTAGGACGACTTGTTAATATTTATCTTCCGCTCCTCGTCTATAAGCCCGTAATTAGTGAGCGGGTTATCGGGTGTGCGGGTGTGCGGGTTTGACAAATCCTCTAACCCGCTTACACGCTCACCCGTTGACCCGTTCACCGTACTGAATGTCCCGTCACCCAGATCAACCTCTTTGAATGCGCCGGTGTTATTATTCCAGGTATCGCCGAATGCGTCGTAATCGGCCGTCTTATCGCCTTTTTCCAGTTCCAAAATCGCCCTCTTCACGCCCGCCCGGGCAAGATACTGCGCCTTCACCCTGTTTATGAACCTGGAACCGCAATCAAGCTGAGGACGCGCGTACGCGTATATAGCGACCGCAAGCATTCCCAAAAAGAAGAGCGACCATAACGCTATAATGAGAGCGCTGCCTTTTTCAGGGAACAGGGAACAGGGAACAGGGAACAGTTTTTTTCTGAACCCTGACCCCTGATTACTGTCCCAGCGGCAGAAAAACCGTCCTGACTGTCTTAACCTCTTTACCGTCATCTTTGTATGTAAGCCCTATTTTAACCGCAACCGGCAATTTGCCGTCCTTCTTATCTTTATCCAGGTTCCAGGATTCTTTCCAATTGTACTTATCCGCTTCTTTATCAAAATAAAGATAACTGAAGCTGATATCATTTACGCGCGCCATTTCGCTTTCACAGCTGTTTCCCGTCCCTGTCTCAGAGGTCGCGCCGGCATAGTCCGCGCTTTCCTTCATAAGCGTATCCTTTACAGTATCTAAATAATACGTTACTTTCCCGACCGTCAGCCTGGAATCTTCCTCCGATCCGCGCGAAAAAACGGCGACCGTCAAAGACGGTATAGAAACCTTCTTTTTGTCGCCGACAAAATCAATATTCGCGCAATCGAGAGCGTTCCTGAAAGAGCGCTCCATCTTTTCGAGAGAGATAAAAACATCCTGGTCCAGCGCCTTGTAATCGCGAAGTCTGTAATATATATTCATCCCGCCGGAAAACGTCGAAAATATGGCCGTCGCGATGATGCCTATTATCGCGGTGGTAATGAGCAGTTCAATAAGCGTAAACCCTCTTTTCAGGGGACAGGGAACAGGGGACAGGGGACAGTTTTTTTCTGAACCCTGATCCCTGATCCCTGATCCCTGATTATTTCTTGACCGGCTCATTGCTCTCCATATAAGTCGTAACTGAAAAACTCCTGGATTGGTTTGTCCGGCCGTTACTGACCGTAAGGGTGGCCTCGTTCAAACAATCTTTCAACTCCTCCACGCCAAAATCCACCGGCTTTATCTCCAGCCTCCACCTGAACCCGTTTTTCGATTCGCCGAACTCCCCCTCGCACGCTCCGGGGAGCATATCCTTCTTCTCCAGCATATCTTTTTCGACGTCTCCAATCTTTTCCTTTAATAAAAAGGCGGCATCTATGCCGGCGCGGCCGGCGCTAAAACCGTTTATCGCGGCAACGTAAGCATGCAGTATGCCTATGATCCCCACAGCCAGTATAGAGACCGCGATCATTACCTCGATGAGCGTAAAACCGTGTTTAGTGTGCGGGTGAACGGGTGAACGGGTGAACGGGTTTGGCGAACCCGCTAACCCGTTAACCCGCTGACCCGCTAACCAGCTAACCAGCTCACTCCCAGTTTTTAACATCATCGGCTGTGCCGTCCTGTCCGTCTTTTCCAAGCGAATACAGGTCATATGTCGCGCTATTATGGACACCCGGACATTTATACTGATATGTATTACCCCATGGGTCCATGGACTTTTTTTCCAGATACGGTCCTCGCCAGGATGTAGCCGACGCCGGTTTCTCATAGAGCGCGTTAACGCCCTCTTCCGTAGAAGGAAAACTTCCATTATCAAGTTCGTATAGCTTTAAACCCATACTTATATTGGAGCTTATATCGGCCTGCGCAACTACGATCTTAGCCTGCTCGCTCCTTCCGGACAGCCTCGGGACTATCATAGCCGCCATAGCCGCGATTATCACGATCACAATCATGAGCTCGATGAGCGTGAAACCGTGTTTAGTGTGCGGGTGAACGGGTGAACGGGTGAACGGGTGTGGCGAACCCGTTAACCCGCTTACCCGCTTACCCGCTAACTTATTCAGTTTTCCCATTTTACCCCCTCCCCCTCATAATATTCGACCCATCTCTTTTCCAAATCTCCCATGTTACCCATGTAACCTGTATAAACAGATGAAATCGCCTCATCGATAGATCTGCCGTCCCTAAGCTGGCGGCAAAACAGCGTGAACCTCGAGACGCCGTATTTTTCCATCAGAAAATTCACTATCGACACGGCTTCGGCGTAAAATTTTCGCGCCGCTTCCGCGTTGGGCTCATTCCTTATGTCCATTTTTGTCAACAGCTCGATGGCTATATAACTCTTTTCCCTGACCAGTTTTTTCACCAGTTCTATGTCGCCCGGCCTCCTCCCCTCCTCTTCCCGTACCGCCACTCCCTCCTCCAGCCACAAAGGTATATTGTTCTTGTCTCCCACAAAATCCCTGAAGACAAGATGCGTTATTTCATGAGGCAGGAGCGATTCGACAAATCCGGCGCTCCATTTATAGCTGATGATCTCCTTTTCCTTATATCGAGCCATTCCCACGGGCCATTCTTTTGATATCCCCGCGGCCTTCCTGAACTCTTCGGCTGTCCTGTAAATATAGATCTTTACTCTTTTATCCCATTGCCAGAAGCTGTCATATCTCGAATATCCCAGGTCTGAAGCCACCGTATTATAATATTGTTCGGCGCGCGTCATGACATCGCTCGCGAATTCTCTATCATCGAGATAATAGACTATGAAGTGTTCGCCCTTCAGTTCCTTCCAGTCCTCGGCCGCCGCCGTAGAGCAGCACAGAAGAAAGCACGCCAATGTCAAATATCCAATTACCAATTTCAAATTAATTTCCAATTTACCAATTCCCAATGGTTCGATTTTACTCACCATTGGCACTGAGCTTTTGCCGAAGTGCCAATTGGTCATTGGACATTGGTAATTTATTTGACATTGGAAATTGGTCATTTGTCATTATACCTTAACTCGCTCACCGCCCGGACCCCATTCCCATATTGAATATCGGCAAAAGCATCGCAAAGACAATGAACCCCACAACAGCGCCTATTACCAATATAAGGAGCGGCTCTATAAGCGAGGTCATAATCTTTATCGCCTGCTCGACCTCCCGCTCGTAAACATCGGCCACCTCGTTCAGAGACTCTTCCAGTTTCCCGCTTTC
The sequence above is a segment of the Candidatus Omnitrophota bacterium genome. Coding sequences within it:
- the pilO gene encoding type 4a pilus biogenesis protein PilO, producing the protein MIEFIKKISGKERMGLFIALAFVLVVLTDRLVVSPIAGTFSRLDRESKMAVRQLSALLRNMEQKDTVSVEYQKYIQHIKKAPSDEEDIARMLGEIEGLARMSSLSVSDMKPQPSRTIGSYRQYSVEVEAEGTEESIVKFLHNLNNSLQLLRAEKVRISLKEKSSADIKMSVLVTKLVTS
- the glnA gene encoding type I glutamate--ammonia ligase; this translates as MAKKTKQDILKLVKENDVKFIRLWFTDIMGQVKSFAITDKELENALDNGMGFDGSSITGYQDIEESDMIAFPDPDTFAILPWRPSEKAVARMICNVLTPDKKPYEGDPRYILKKALERATAMGYDHFYLGPELEFFYFKSDSATEVLDKGGYFDLTTLDVASDLRRETVLALEKMGIDVEYSHHEVAPSQHEVDMRYKDALEMADSVITYKVVVKEIASKFGVYATFMPKPIFGQNGSGMHTHQSLFKGSKNMFFDAKSEDNLSDTARNYIAGLLKHAKEICAIFAQTTNSYKRLVPGYEAPVYVAWSRRNRSALVRVPLYYPGKEKATRCEFRACDPACNPYLTFAAMLHAGLDGIEKKYKAPKAMDTNLYHLTDAERKERGIETLPDSLGHAIAIAENSELVKKVLGSHIFPRFVELKKKEWDEYRIRVPQHELEKYLSVL
- a CDS encoding sigma-70 family RNA polymerase sigma factor; this translates as MYFRVLLEKITPALRFIARKHLLLGYYDEEDLYQEMCIYLWQHYANGLPIGINESYVIKGCEFHIQNFLRKGRPKVVFSSIDELVTPEGLTLGDILEDKRETPGSRIESELTVDEIRGLGLTDKERAVLSYLLKGHTVRETAAQMDISHVMVLKHKKSIITKWRKKKRLPMT
- a CDS encoding ammonium transporter, which produces MINSGDTAWILMSTALVMLMTTPGLALFYGGLVRRKNVLATMMQSFFVMCLISIQWVLWGYSLSFGPDQGHFIGSLAWFGLKGVGMAPNPDYASTIPHLLFMAFQMMFAIITPGLITGAFAERMKFSTYAVFTLLWATLVYDPVCHWVWGTGGWLREMGCLDFAGGTVVHISSGISALVCALILGKRRGYGKEPMPPHNLPLVVLGASLLWFGWFGFNAGSALAANGLAVSAFIATNTAAAAAALTWMMIEWKVTGKPTILGGATGAVAGLVAITPAAGFVSPISSICIGIIGGMVCYTSVAVMKLKFGYDDSLDAFGVHGVGGTIGALLTGLFAQKLINPAGNNGLLFGNAAQFKVQAIGALAAMVYSVAITFILLKVLDAVMGLRVSDEEEVVGLDITQHEESAYTLLD
- a CDS encoding porin, which gives rise to MICASKRISVILLFALLANPLPVFSDAVPSETEELRKEIAALKDRLVALEARLEKSETRTPVIKAQNVEPDSGISAAVTSFAREIEVHGFVDTSYIFNTNTPVPPNTRTNRLRVFDTEANGFMLNMAQINLEKLVSKESPVGFRIDLDFGQDAKLIHSNGLGTADGGLGTSNDAFDLQQAYAQVMLPFSFPLADTMTFKIGKFATLHGAEVIESMNNWNFSRSYMFGYAIPFTHTGIRIYDKPFANVPVEAYIGVVNGWDQTVDLNKAKTVEAQVTVTPNDKISFSVGGMFGPERADSDKDFRNLIDFVATYKATDKLTFKVNYDYGWEKNAASVLGGYDIGKDAAWDGIAGYAKYDIFDWWSIAGRGEYFHDRDGVRTGYLTSSTMPISDLSLFEFTLTNEFKIYKNLITRFEYRYDKASGQAFTKDKVTSNYQNTIAAEVIAKF
- the amt gene encoding ammonium transporter; the protein is MDTKVVLDTLWVLITAMLVFFMNLGFAMVEAGFARVKNCVNILSKNFVVFAVSSIGFLVLGYGLMFGDGTPLVGLKGLFFLSGADNSPATGEAYKGVYSALSWTGVPLLAKFFFQLVFAGTAATIVSGAVAERIKYASFIVFSFVMTMLIYPIVGHWIWGGGWLAKLGMYDFAGSTVVHSVGGWAALAGVLVLGPRFGKYSDDGKINPIPGHNLSIATIGTFVLWLGWFGFNPGSTMAADPLAICHVAVTTNTAAAAAILSATLLSWLMLGKPDLGMTLNGCLAGLVAITAPCAFVSVPSSIIIGLIAGVLVVLAVIGFDRLKMDDPVGALSVHLVNGVFGTLCVGLFAQDKITGTATGNGLFFGGGTKLLAAQAIGVLSCGAYVFLASIVSWVLIKQVMGLRVSLQEEIEGLDIGEHGNSAYPEFITRKPAYSFSGLRNGN
- a CDS encoding P-II family nitrogen regulator encodes the protein MKLIIAIIQPHKLEDVLQELDNSQIHLRTVSNALGCGRQKGRTEVYRGRKETGNLLKKVRLEIAVNDSYVEPAVAAIMKAAKTGTIGDGKIFVIDLQECFRIRTGEKGPLAIG
- a CDS encoding P-II family nitrogen regulator — protein: MKKIEAIIRPESLDPVRRALELFGCAGLMISEIEGHGKQKGVVQQWRGEKYKMELLPKIKIEIIVKNGEVDKIVNTIMEYARTGEVGDGKIFIYPVEDAVKIRTGEKGESAI